In Maridesulfovibrio sp., a single genomic region encodes these proteins:
- a CDS encoding HEAT repeat domain-containing protein, whose protein sequence is MSFLRSKVVRAARIKLAFAFVAAYIFEAAALALYLLRGEGSYFIYVALAAHVISAFSFVLFTTAKPRALPGIGFYYPRLAALFTLFMPVLGLVGISVTLFVGKVWMKSHGLAEEYREKSYEGRVVDVDLPTDITEFLYDEVDVHPIADILAGDDVGMKRGAVNLLRRIGSAEAVKLLRKCLSDENSEVRFYAHTALTRLEEDYAESMDKARFRVQRYESASAYAELGSTYRNYSRSGLPERNMQEQAMNFACGSWETAVEKDPENQDYKLRLAECMCESGRYPQAFDIYKETVHFPDLELESLLGICRVFFEQGNFIALYRQVLDMRSKPAPVSSDPFKLGSYNFWLSFFDVEEDEQDELPDDFDTDGVVL, encoded by the coding sequence GTGTCCTTTTTGCGGAGTAAGGTTGTAAGGGCTGCCCGCATCAAGCTGGCCTTTGCTTTTGTCGCCGCCTACATTTTCGAGGCTGCTGCGCTTGCTCTTTACCTGTTGAGGGGGGAAGGATCATATTTCATTTACGTGGCGCTGGCTGCACATGTAATTTCCGCCTTTTCTTTTGTCCTTTTTACGACTGCAAAACCGAGGGCCCTGCCGGGAATAGGTTTTTATTATCCCAGACTGGCGGCTCTGTTCACATTGTTTATGCCTGTTCTCGGCCTTGTCGGTATTTCCGTGACCCTTTTCGTAGGAAAGGTCTGGATGAAGAGTCACGGGCTGGCCGAGGAATACCGGGAAAAATCGTATGAGGGCCGCGTTGTGGATGTGGACCTTCCCACGGATATTACCGAATTTCTGTACGATGAGGTTGATGTCCATCCCATAGCGGATATTCTGGCCGGAGATGATGTCGGCATGAAGCGGGGGGCAGTCAACCTGTTGCGGCGAATCGGGTCTGCTGAGGCTGTAAAACTGTTGCGAAAGTGCCTTTCCGATGAAAATTCTGAAGTCCGTTTTTATGCCCACACGGCGCTGACCAGGCTGGAAGAGGATTATGCCGAGTCCATGGACAAGGCCAGGTTCCGGGTCCAGCGTTATGAGAGTGCTTCGGCTTATGCCGAGCTTGGCTCCACTTATCGCAATTATTCCCGCAGCGGACTGCCGGAAAGAAATATGCAGGAGCAGGCTATGAATTTTGCCTGCGGTTCCTGGGAAACCGCTGTTGAAAAGGACCCTGAAAATCAGGACTATAAACTTCGTCTTGCTGAATGCATGTGTGAAAGCGGACGATATCCGCAAGCCTTTGATATCTACAAGGAAACGGTACATTTTCCTGATCTGGAACTGGAATCGCTGCTCGGTATCTGCAGAGTCTTTTTTGAGCAGGGTAATTTCATAGCTCTTTACAGGCAGGTTCTTGATATGCGGAGCAAGCCTGCTCCTGTTTCCTCTGATCCTTTCAAACTCGGTTCTTATAATTTCTGGCTTTCGTTTTTTGACGTAGAAGAAGATGAGCAGGATGAACTGCCTGATGATTTTGATACTGATGGAGTTGTTTTATGA
- a CDS encoding HDOD domain-containing protein, with amino-acid sequence MQKSTKDSTSRAVLHRAAKAYVERLFSRSGDSDLTQALKGESFKSICRLMVQNPEVFAPYPRPEGAKMWQHKGPVGAHEFLKCKVVLPSFPQIQKLLQDVISDPKAGKPELVEAISLDPKLVAAVLRLANKGLGEADQKIDTVAKAVDLFGFKKIGGLALGASAISMFKRPGNSVLNVEQFWKHSVACAVIAEVLARRLGFDEPDRYFAGGVLHDVGLLFIFEKDDGLGLELLKLAKDRDESLYRAEKELLGFNHAQLSGTILDEWKFPKHLVAAAAGHHAPGMVKYNNDAMVVHLADFISRALGYSPGVSTILGFVDHDSWKKTGLSGDEFLELLPGIRTRIDSIFDILKDGRD; translated from the coding sequence ATGCAGAAAAGTACAAAGGATTCAACGTCACGGGCTGTTCTGCATCGTGCAGCCAAAGCATATGTGGAGCGGCTTTTCAGTCGCTCAGGGGATTCCGACCTGACTCAGGCTCTTAAGGGAGAGTCTTTTAAATCCATATGCAGATTGATGGTGCAGAATCCTGAGGTTTTCGCTCCATATCCTCGGCCTGAAGGTGCAAAGATGTGGCAGCACAAAGGGCCTGTCGGTGCGCATGAATTTTTGAAATGCAAGGTTGTTCTTCCTTCCTTCCCCCAAATTCAGAAATTATTGCAAGATGTTATTTCCGATCCCAAAGCAGGGAAACCGGAACTGGTGGAGGCAATAAGTCTTGATCCGAAGCTTGTTGCAGCTGTTTTGCGCCTTGCCAACAAGGGACTTGGAGAAGCTGACCAGAAAATAGATACCGTGGCTAAGGCTGTTGATCTGTTCGGGTTCAAAAAGATAGGGGGGCTTGCGCTGGGAGCTTCGGCAATCAGTATGTTCAAACGGCCGGGAAATTCGGTCCTCAATGTAGAACAGTTCTGGAAGCATTCCGTTGCCTGTGCAGTAATTGCGGAAGTTCTTGCCCGAAGGTTGGGGTTTGATGAACCTGACCGGTATTTTGCCGGCGGGGTGCTGCATGATGTGGGCTTGTTGTTTATTTTTGAAAAAGATGACGGGCTGGGGCTGGAATTACTTAAACTTGCAAAAGACAGGGACGAAAGTCTTTATCGGGCAGAAAAGGAACTTTTAGGTTTCAACCATGCGCAACTGAGCGGGACTATTCTGGATGAATGGAAGTTTCCCAAGCACCTGGTTGCCGCCGCCGCAGGACACCATGCTCCGGGTATGGTGAAATACAACAATGACGCCATGGTTGTACATCTGGCTGATTTTATTTCAAGGGCGTTGGGTTATTCTCCGGGAGTCTCCACAATACTCGGTTTTGTGGATCATGATTCATGGAAAAAAACAGGATTGAGCGGAGATGAGTTCCTGGAGCTTCTTCCCGGAATCAGGACTCGTATCGATTCTATTTTCGATATCCTGAAGGATGGGCGGGATTAA
- a CDS encoding NAD-dependent epimerase/dehydratase family protein — protein MDKKTCLVTGCAGFVGSHLTAALLAAGHDVVGVDNFFTGYEHNMAGFRDHPGFEFHEVSITEKGLLERFKDNHPELDVVFQLAAIVSVPYSVEHPELTMEVNFEANERMHASARKLGMRGFVFAGSAAEYGEEDRLPVREEYADEATQLSPYGIAKYKSSFLIEASGFGCSLRFFNIFGPRQDPTSQYSGVISKFVDFGLAGKNMVIFGDGEQTRDFIYVDDVVSAYLIAAGLDSEGRGPLTGIYNVGTGSSISVLRLAGIVAKLTSAPTEIEFRPERAGDIKHSYADVTRITGKGFKAEVPFEDGLARTVRWAADESGKD, from the coding sequence ATGGATAAGAAAACGTGTCTTGTTACCGGATGTGCCGGGTTTGTCGGGAGTCATTTGACAGCCGCCCTGCTTGCTGCCGGGCATGATGTAGTGGGTGTGGACAATTTTTTTACCGGTTATGAGCACAATATGGCCGGATTCAGGGATCACCCCGGATTCGAGTTTCACGAAGTCTCGATCACCGAAAAAGGCCTGCTTGAAAGATTCAAAGACAACCACCCGGAGCTTGACGTGGTCTTCCAATTGGCTGCCATCGTAAGTGTTCCGTATTCTGTTGAACATCCAGAGTTGACCATGGAGGTCAATTTCGAGGCCAATGAGCGTATGCACGCTTCGGCACGGAAGCTCGGGATGCGTGGATTTGTTTTCGCCGGATCGGCAGCAGAGTACGGAGAAGAGGACAGGCTGCCGGTCAGGGAAGAGTATGCGGATGAGGCAACCCAACTGAGTCCGTACGGAATTGCCAAGTACAAATCATCTTTTTTGATAGAGGCGAGCGGTTTCGGATGCTCCTTGCGGTTTTTCAACATTTTCGGTCCACGGCAGGACCCGACCAGCCAGTACAGTGGTGTTATATCAAAGTTTGTGGACTTCGGGCTTGCCGGGAAGAATATGGTGATTTTCGGGGACGGAGAACAGACCAGAGATTTTATTTACGTGGACGATGTGGTCAGCGCTTATCTTATTGCCGCAGGTCTGGACAGCGAGGGCCGCGGCCCACTGACCGGAATTTACAACGTGGGGACCGGAAGCAGTATTTCCGTGCTCCGTCTGGCCGGTATAGTGGCAAAGCTGACTTCCGCTCCTACGGAAATCGAGTTCCGCCCGGAACGAGCAGGGGATATCAAACATTCGTACGCTGATGTGACCAGAATTACGGGCAAGGGGTTCAAGGCGGAGGTCCCGTTTGAAGATGGCCTTGCCCGGACTGTTCGCTGGGCGGCCGATGAGTCCGGCAAGGATTGA
- the pelG gene encoding exopolysaccharide Pel transporter PelG: protein MAGIGFELRKMLRKDSYLAEMSAYLYAAMVSSGPWLMSVLCLAVLGLYSYSGFSRLDQDIFRTTIVYVYAFTLIYVGFIQLVVTRYLADRFYLNDTKSTMTAFWTGSLIVLAIGAVIGGGGIWFFELPMTYKIIAVVLFLIVAMIWMAMIFLSAVKDFSSIVQAFAIGTSVSVGGAFFLYPIMGLDGYLLGYTVGQAVIFFWLLARLLAEFPAGRVWDPAMLTYFIKYWELALIGLFFNMAIWIDKILFWFAPDSRMVVPYLRTHNMYEGPIFFAYLTIVPSLAIFLVKVETNFYEHYHDYFAKIVSKKDFSSIMEEKKAMISMLRESLREILIIQGALTGLCIFMAPEFIATVGLSPLQKPLLQVALVGSLLQVLLSVAVIILFYFDLRKEVLAVTLVFLFSNAGLSWLSIQLGFTFYGYGYCYSCLISLMCAFFLVSKSVDNLEYITFSSQPLA, encoded by the coding sequence ATGGCCGGAATAGGATTTGAACTCAGAAAGATGCTGCGCAAGGACAGTTACCTTGCCGAGATGTCCGCCTATCTTTATGCGGCAATGGTTTCTTCCGGTCCGTGGCTGATGAGCGTGCTTTGCCTGGCTGTACTGGGGCTCTATTCCTATTCCGGGTTTTCCCGGCTGGATCAGGATATTTTCAGAACGACCATTGTGTATGTATACGCATTCACTCTCATTTATGTCGGGTTCATTCAGCTGGTTGTAACCAGATATCTGGCCGACAGATTTTACCTCAACGATACGAAATCAACCATGACGGCTTTCTGGACCGGATCGTTGATTGTTCTGGCTATAGGTGCCGTCATCGGTGGCGGCGGAATATGGTTTTTCGAGTTGCCGATGACCTATAAGATTATAGCCGTGGTTCTTTTCCTTATTGTGGCCATGATCTGGATGGCCATGATATTTCTTTCCGCTGTCAAGGATTTCAGCTCCATTGTGCAGGCTTTCGCTATCGGCACCAGTGTCAGTGTGGGGGGAGCTTTTTTTCTTTATCCGATAATGGGGCTGGATGGATACCTGCTTGGCTACACAGTGGGGCAGGCCGTGATATTCTTCTGGCTGCTGGCCAGACTGCTGGCCGAATTCCCTGCCGGAAGGGTCTGGGACCCGGCAATGCTTACCTATTTTATAAAATACTGGGAGCTTGCACTTATCGGTCTGTTTTTCAATATGGCCATATGGATTGATAAGATCCTGTTCTGGTTTGCTCCGGATTCCCGTATGGTGGTGCCGTACCTGCGTACTCATAACATGTACGAAGGGCCTATCTTTTTCGCCTATCTGACCATTGTTCCTTCACTGGCCATTTTTCTGGTCAAGGTGGAAACAAATTTTTATGAGCACTATCACGATTATTTCGCCAAAATTGTTTCCAAAAAAGATTTCTCCAGCATCATGGAAGAGAAAAAGGCTATGATTTCCATGCTGCGTGAAAGCCTGCGCGAAATTCTTATTATACAGGGAGCATTGACCGGGCTGTGCATATTCATGGCTCCGGAGTTTATAGCCACAGTGGGGCTTTCCCCATTGCAGAAACCGCTGCTTCAGGTTGCGCTGGTCGGATCGCTGCTTCAGGTGCTGCTTTCCGTTGCCGTAATTATCCTTTTCTACTTTGACCTTCGCAAGGAAGTACTGGCTGTTACACTTGTTTTTCTGTTCAGCAATGCCGGGCTCAGCTGGCTTTCCATCCAGCTTGGTTTCACTTTTTACGGCTACGGTTATTGCTATTCCTGCCTTATTTCTCTTATGTGCGCTTTTTTCCTTGTTTCGAAAAGTGTGGATAATCTGGAATATATAACTTTTTCCAGTCAGCCGTTGGCTTGA
- the pelF gene encoding GT4 family glycosyltransferase PelF: MSAGEQKDQVYDVCLLLEGTYPFVAGGVSTWIHNLIKGMPELKFTAVCILASSKEKAEYRYDVPDNFADPKIIYLHDKVEIKRSFFNRISAADMEKLRKFHYRLDRNELDMMLDIVKSFRDGRYPLSELFHGKRAWDLLVERYKPQVNQESFIDYFWTFRFTHLPIFKMLPLDLPKARVYHTISTGYAGLLGVVARIMTGRPLLLTEHGIYVKERKIEISQAEWVYRKEDERLRVESKLGAFQTFWIRMFEQLGRLCYDYSSAIFTLYEGNRQLEIQEGADPDKITIIPNGINLQNFLGLRPVDHDYAGQTEFAIGFVGRVVPIKDVKTFLRAIRIVCAKIDKLKVFIMGPTEEDEEYYEECVNLASLLHLEDVVEFTGKVRVTDYLPRLDLIVLTSISEAQPLVIMEANCAGVPAVASDVGSCRELLEGRTVADQSLGPSGIVTKVADPGDTGEAILRILTSPILRQRMSRAGIERVKTFYKESDLNEKYLGIYKDYGAMDDLE; the protein is encoded by the coding sequence ATGAGTGCCGGGGAACAGAAAGATCAGGTTTACGATGTCTGCCTGCTGCTGGAGGGAACTTATCCTTTTGTAGCCGGTGGTGTTTCCACCTGGATTCATAACCTGATCAAGGGCATGCCAGAACTGAAATTTACTGCGGTATGCATACTGGCCTCTTCAAAGGAAAAAGCAGAGTACCGATATGACGTTCCCGACAACTTTGCTGATCCTAAGATCATATACCTGCATGATAAAGTTGAGATAAAGAGGAGCTTTTTCAATCGTATTTCCGCCGCTGACATGGAGAAGCTGCGCAAGTTTCATTACCGGCTGGATCGTAATGAACTGGATATGATGCTTGATATTGTGAAGTCTTTCAGGGATGGCCGGTATCCGTTATCAGAACTGTTTCATGGCAAGAGGGCTTGGGATTTGCTTGTGGAACGCTACAAGCCGCAGGTAAATCAGGAATCCTTCATCGACTATTTCTGGACTTTTCGTTTTACCCATCTTCCCATTTTCAAAATGCTGCCTCTGGACCTGCCCAAGGCACGGGTCTACCATACAATTTCCACCGGTTATGCCGGGCTGCTGGGGGTTGTGGCCAGGATCATGACCGGACGCCCGCTGCTGCTTACGGAACATGGAATATACGTTAAAGAACGCAAAATCGAGATTTCACAGGCCGAATGGGTTTACCGCAAGGAGGACGAACGGCTGCGGGTGGAGAGCAAGCTGGGAGCTTTCCAGACATTCTGGATACGCATGTTCGAGCAGTTGGGCAGGCTGTGTTATGATTACTCTTCGGCCATTTTCACTTTGTACGAAGGAAACAGACAGTTGGAGATTCAGGAAGGGGCGGACCCGGACAAAATAACCATTATTCCCAATGGAATAAATCTGCAGAATTTTCTTGGGCTCAGGCCTGTGGATCACGATTACGCAGGGCAGACCGAGTTTGCGATCGGCTTTGTGGGCAGGGTGGTCCCGATCAAGGATGTGAAGACATTTTTGCGTGCAATCAGAATAGTTTGCGCTAAAATTGACAAATTGAAGGTTTTTATAATGGGCCCCACCGAGGAAGATGAGGAATACTACGAGGAATGCGTCAACCTCGCCAGCCTTCTGCACCTCGAAGATGTTGTGGAGTTCACTGGCAAGGTCCGGGTGACGGATTATCTGCCCAGGCTTGATCTGATTGTACTTACCAGCATCAGCGAGGCTCAGCCTCTGGTTATCATGGAAGCCAATTGTGCCGGTGTTCCGGCCGTGGCTTCGGATGTGGGTTCCTGCAGGGAGCTGCTTGAGGGGCGGACTGTGGCCGACCAGTCGTTAGGACCGTCCGGGATTGTTACCAAGGTGGCTGATCCGGGAGATACCGGAGAGGCAATTTTAAGGATACTGACCAGCCCCATTCTGCGCCAGCGGATGTCGCGGGCCGGCATCGAGAGGGTGAAGACTTTCTATAAGGAATCCGATCTCAATGAGAAGTATCTGGGCATTTATAAGGACTACGGCGCAATGGATGATCTGGAGTAG
- a CDS encoding SPOR domain-containing protein, translated as MRKSTIIIIFLLTVAVSRLFYSVPFASAVEDTVAAAQKNELIWTVRVASFKDADSAWALVDYLETEGFKAVLVRLFDSSGKMWRVVQIGDYPTRGQARAAGKVFGKKTGLDYVVRSMSAELLEKRRAASRTVPLPENPMLQDGGGAAGNGGGPVAPVAGADLKGAPEDLFYELNQRDVLQAMSEQMQDVLLARIMIRRGFTSQGLRIYEKLLKIYPGDFDLREEYIGVLLDNQEVDKAAMLINAWLRDDPSSASALRLEARLRLLTGDYEQQQDTLGYLLRLRPGDTDSISAKAYGRQDAGDWLGAIKSFSELIDREPDNSDARQALSGLLMQRRPQLELTPSVYLQPNDTITTTMGGNFAMQLDNLTRGEVYYSNTGIYRPAGVGIDKIDKDVNQLAFIFKREITRTFIAVAGIGAHDGTASGLSGTAGFDWRVHAPGTLSFMVDYADPWLDEPSAANYKGQYNQLSLTYNGFYDDTWGLFFNGQYRQYTLNEDRLYGHRGVLNVILTRRLLSDPDVFVSYSFYRSKFKYEDSTYTPVEIVPNEAIHTISTSFSKSLCDVIVIEASGGVRADEFKTSLSYFGGPSLSLRLGRFEFNTGYEYSSDSGQVGGGETQLIRGGLKFVF; from the coding sequence TTTTCTGCTGACGGTTGCAGTGTCGCGACTGTTTTACTCCGTTCCATTTGCCTCTGCTGTGGAAGATACCGTTGCGGCCGCTCAAAAAAATGAATTGATCTGGACTGTCCGTGTAGCTTCTTTCAAGGATGCCGACAGTGCCTGGGCTTTGGTGGATTACCTTGAAACCGAAGGGTTCAAGGCTGTTCTGGTGCGTCTTTTCGATTCCTCCGGGAAAATGTGGCGGGTGGTCCAGATAGGGGATTACCCGACCAGAGGACAGGCCCGTGCCGCCGGAAAGGTTTTCGGCAAAAAAACAGGGCTTGATTATGTGGTCCGCTCCATGTCTGCCGAGCTGCTGGAAAAACGCAGGGCGGCATCCAGAACCGTTCCGTTGCCGGAGAATCCGATGCTGCAGGACGGCGGAGGCGCTGCCGGGAATGGAGGGGGGCCGGTTGCACCTGTTGCCGGTGCCGATTTAAAGGGCGCGCCGGAAGACCTTTTTTATGAACTCAATCAGCGCGATGTTCTGCAGGCCATGTCCGAGCAGATGCAGGATGTTTTGCTGGCCCGGATCATGATCAGGCGCGGGTTCACTTCACAGGGGCTGCGGATATATGAAAAACTGCTCAAAATTTATCCCGGAGATTTTGACCTGCGGGAAGAGTATATCGGAGTGCTGCTTGATAATCAGGAGGTAGACAAGGCCGCCATGCTGATAAACGCCTGGCTGCGCGATGATCCTTCCTCAGCCTCGGCTTTGCGGCTTGAAGCAAGGCTGCGTCTGCTGACCGGAGATTACGAGCAGCAGCAGGATACCCTCGGTTACCTGCTGCGCCTGCGTCCCGGAGATACCGATTCCATTTCTGCCAAAGCTTACGGCAGGCAGGATGCCGGGGACTGGCTCGGTGCCATAAAATCCTTTTCCGAATTGATAGACAGGGAACCGGACAACTCTGATGCCCGGCAGGCTCTTTCCGGGTTGCTGATGCAGCGCAGGCCGCAGCTTGAACTTACACCCAGTGTCTATCTGCAACCGAATGACACCATAACAACCACCATGGGCGGGAATTTCGCCATGCAGCTTGATAACCTGACCCGTGGTGAAGTCTATTATTCCAACACCGGAATCTATCGACCGGCCGGAGTGGGAATAGATAAAATAGACAAGGACGTTAATCAGTTGGCGTTCATTTTCAAGAGAGAGATTACCCGTACTTTCATCGCTGTTGCCGGGATCGGCGCGCATGACGGAACTGCCTCCGGCTTATCCGGTACTGCAGGATTTGACTGGCGGGTGCATGCTCCGGGAACCCTTTCCTTCATGGTTGATTATGCCGACCCGTGGCTGGATGAACCTTCCGCCGCCAATTACAAAGGGCAGTACAATCAGCTTTCCCTGACCTATAACGGGTTTTATGATGATACGTGGGGGCTGTTTTTCAATGGGCAATACCGGCAGTACACCCTGAACGAGGACCGTTTATACGGGCACCGGGGAGTTCTCAACGTAATCCTTACCCGCAGGCTGCTTTCCGACCCGGATGTTTTTGTTTCATATTCCTTTTACCGGTCCAAATTCAAATATGAGGACAGTACCTATACCCCGGTGGAAATCGTGCCCAATGAAGCCATCCACACCATCAGCACCAGCTTCAGCAAGTCTCTGTGTGATGTGATTGTCATAGAGGCTTCCGGAGGTGTGCGTGCGGATGAATTCAAAACAAGCCTCAGTTATTTCGGCGGTCCGTCCCTGAGTCTGCGGCTCGGTCGTTTTGAATTCAACACCGGCTATGAATACAGCAGTGATTCCGGTCAGGTCGGTGGCGGGGAGACTCAGTTGATAAGGGGAGGATTGAAGTTTGTCTTTTAA
- a CDS encoding GAF domain-containing protein has protein sequence MFKEKALNQKFGLSKYFEVLLGLVTITAVNIIFWRSDPGFINVSPHPFWLVVLLVAVRYGFVGGAFAGGVSGLIFFGFKLISIPELDLADFKSLAMWGKPVLFFLVGVIIGEMRQLQIKEYEELSETCDTYKDAFEKIKVKFDVLSEAKQEVDTRILSQESTLGTLYEAAQGLRSLSIDSIYPAVLEILRDFMDVEECSIYLLEGDEFRMDTAIRHGKGYLPDVVPFGEGLMSLAASSKRSVSIRDVADTDSMPGGIIISAPILADNQRHVVGVVNVEKMPFLKFTSDSVRVAGLVADWCGSSVENATVFAATKHKLIADESIDAYTYEYFKRRLKEEFVRARRYELDLSLIMLEFPGLSNASDEGRDEVLMAFSMILKSQIREIDILFISDKPGSFYLILPTTPSSGARVVVNNILNSFKALSVMAFETDQNLVELRAGVAGYFPGMEDPMEMVKAVQEDVISVLFAE, from the coding sequence ATGTTTAAAGAGAAAGCGCTAAATCAAAAATTCGGGCTTTCAAAATATTTTGAGGTCTTGCTCGGACTGGTGACCATTACTGCGGTCAACATCATTTTCTGGCGTAGCGATCCCGGATTCATCAACGTTTCTCCGCATCCTTTCTGGCTGGTGGTTCTGCTTGTGGCTGTTCGTTACGGATTCGTCGGCGGGGCTTTTGCCGGCGGGGTGTCCGGATTGATTTTTTTCGGTTTCAAACTCATCTCCATACCTGAGCTTGATCTTGCCGACTTCAAGTCCTTGGCCATGTGGGGAAAACCGGTTCTTTTTTTTCTTGTCGGAGTTATTATCGGCGAGATGCGCCAGTTGCAGATCAAGGAATACGAAGAACTGAGCGAAACCTGCGATACATACAAGGATGCTTTTGAAAAGATAAAAGTAAAATTCGATGTACTCAGTGAGGCCAAGCAGGAAGTGGATACTCGGATCCTGTCGCAGGAAAGTACATTGGGAACCTTGTATGAAGCGGCTCAGGGTTTGAGAAGCCTGAGCATTGACAGCATTTATCCGGCGGTGTTGGAAATCCTGCGGGATTTCATGGATGTTGAGGAGTGTTCAATTTATCTTCTGGAGGGGGATGAATTCAGGATGGATACTGCCATAAGGCACGGGAAAGGATATCTGCCCGATGTTGTTCCTTTCGGGGAAGGCTTGATGAGTCTTGCCGCAAGCAGCAAAAGGTCCGTTTCCATCCGCGATGTAGCCGATACCGATAGCATGCCGGGAGGGATAATAATTTCAGCTCCCATACTGGCGGATAACCAGAGGCATGTCGTGGGGGTGGTCAACGTAGAGAAAATGCCTTTTCTCAAGTTCACCAGTGATTCTGTCCGGGTAGCCGGTCTTGTTGCCGACTGGTGCGGCAGCAGCGTCGAGAACGCCACCGTTTTTGCCGCAACCAAACACAAGCTTATCGCCGATGAGTCCATTGACGCCTATACGTATGAATATTTTAAGAGAAGGCTCAAAGAGGAGTTTGTGCGTGCCCGGCGCTATGAGCTTGACCTTTCACTTATCATGCTTGAGTTTCCAGGGCTTTCCAATGCGTCCGATGAAGGGCGGGATGAAGTCCTGATGGCTTTCAGCATGATTCTGAAGAGCCAGATACGTGAAATAGATATCCTTTTCATCAGCGACAAGCCGGGATCATTTTATCTTATTCTGCCGACGACCCCTTCGTCCGGAGCGAGAGTTGTAGTCAACAATATTCTCAATTCCTTTAAGGCCTTAAGCGTTATGGCTTTTGAGACCGACCAGAACCTTGTGGAGCTGCGGGCCGGTGTGGCCGGTTATTTTCCCGGTATGGAAGATCCGATGGAAATGGTCAAGGCGGTACAGGAGGATGTTATAAGTGTCCTTTTTGCGGAGTAA
- a CDS encoding HDOD domain-containing protein, with protein sequence MNEIENTKTLNPQIKDAAIRYTKRLYSRTEDNELIRALMKESFKRVYKRMVLEPDEFQPKPRPVDIEPWHGNKPEGPRDFLKSKVVLPSLPQVLLEIQRVIKDPESSAADLARVISKDPKLVAAILRLANSAMYGFQTEVDTPSRAVALLGFKQAGSLALGTVSLSLFKRSKSSAVLPVEKFWKHSIACGVIAQELARVAGLGDPERFFVGGMLHDIGLYVVFESSSGLAVELLDYAQNNGKSLYATEQAVLGFDHATLGGVIIQDWNFPQQLITAAAGHHNPEQADSDINAGVVHVADFISRALGYDLGVSAVLGFISTEAWKQIGISGEQIVGMMPDIQANIEEIFKILSPA encoded by the coding sequence ATGAATGAAATTGAAAACACTAAAACGCTGAATCCTCAGATCAAGGATGCTGCTATCCGGTATACCAAACGGCTCTACAGCAGGACGGAAGATAATGAATTGATTCGGGCGCTGATGAAAGAATCATTTAAGAGGGTATATAAAAGAATGGTTCTTGAACCTGATGAATTTCAGCCGAAGCCCCGCCCGGTAGATATTGAGCCCTGGCATGGCAATAAGCCGGAAGGCCCCCGTGATTTTTTGAAATCCAAGGTTGTGCTTCCGTCACTTCCTCAGGTCCTGCTGGAAATTCAGCGGGTCATAAAAGACCCGGAGAGTTCCGCTGCCGATCTTGCCAGGGTGATAAGCAAAGACCCGAAGCTTGTTGCAGCTATCCTGCGGCTGGCCAACAGTGCCATGTACGGTTTTCAGACCGAAGTTGACACTCCGTCCCGGGCAGTTGCTCTTCTTGGTTTCAAGCAGGCCGGTTCTCTGGCTTTGGGGACTGTCTCGCTGAGTCTTTTCAAGCGGTCGAAATCATCGGCCGTTCTGCCTGTCGAGAAGTTCTGGAAGCATTCCATTGCCTGCGGGGTTATTGCTCAGGAACTTGCTCGTGTGGCCGGACTTGGGGACCCGGAACGTTTTTTTGTGGGAGGGATGCTGCACGACATCGGTCTTTATGTAGTTTTCGAGAGCAGTTCCGGACTTGCTGTTGAACTGCTTGATTATGCCCAGAACAACGGCAAAAGTCTCTACGCTACGGAGCAGGCTGTACTGGGATTTGACCATGCCACACTTGGCGGTGTGATTATTCAGGATTGGAATTTCCCGCAGCAGCTTATTACTGCTGCCGCAGGGCATCATAATCCGGAACAGGCTGACAGTGATATCAATGCCGGGGTAGTACACGTTGCTGATTTCATCTCCAGAGCATTGGGATATGATCTCGGCGTATCTGCTGTGCTGGGGTTCATTTCTACTGAAGCATGGAAACAGATCGGCATATCCGGGGAGCAGATTGTGGGAATGATGCCTGATATACAGGCGAACATAGAGGAAATTTTTAAGATACTGAGCCCCGCCTGA